The segment TGAAGGAACGTGAAAAATTCCTGACAACCGGCTGTTCGAAATTCGACGCGATGCTTCATGGTGGTATAGCTGCACGCGGGATTACACAAATTTATGGTGCAGCTAATACAGGAAAAACTCAACTAGCTTTGCAGCTTTGTCTTACGGTGCAATTACCGGCGACAGAAGGTGGTTTCGCAGCCGGTATTTTTTCGATTTACTTATTTCAGGAACGAATAACAATATTAGAGTATCAAACTAACACAATTCTGAACTTAATGTTTAACACAGGTGCTGTGTACATTTGTACAGAATCTATTTTCCCATCGAGGCGATTGCAACAGTTGATAGAAAAATTGGAGGTTGTTAAGAAACGTGGAATAAACGGTGACTTAATCTTTGTGGAACACGTTGCGACAACTGTAATCATTGTATAACTCAGGCTTGAACAACGCTGGCTCGGCGAGTCAATCTCTACCATGTCCACTCCAACTCTTCCTTCTACTTACAGCTACTACGTATACATGTACATAAGAACCTTTGCTTGAACTGACACCAACGACATTTACCAATTCCTTTAATTTGTATGATAGTGACGATTTAGGTGCAGCTAAAGAATTTGCAGAGCCGAAAGAATGAATGAGAAGGAGCCACATCTGTTCGGCGAGCCAGCATTGCTTATAAAATAATCATAGAAGTCTTTTATGGAAGACTGTATGCGTCGTATTTATAGGAGGAACTAGAAACATGTTTACTGCAAAGAGTGCCTATATTAATGTCTGCGCAGAAGATAGGATTGATAGTTGTAGATTCGATTGCTGCACCATTTAGGGTAGAAGACTGGAAAGATGAATCGAATAGTAGAGCAAAACGATTAAGGACAATCGGTCAGCAACTGCACAAGTTGTGTGGAAATGATACTTGTATAATCTGTATCAATCAGGTAAATTAGTACTACAGCTATATTATACAACGAAGACTTTGCTGATCGAGTCTTCAGAGACtatataaaaaaatgaatttctaggTAACAGCAACAGTTTACGACAATGTACTGAATGATAAATCAAGCGATCGGCCAGCTTTAGGAGCGACATGGTTGAGCATGATAACTAGCTCTATATATTTCTATAGAATAGAGTCTCTCAGGTATGCCTGTATCAAATCATCGAATTTGCCAGAATTAACAATCCCGTTCGAAGTACAAGGATCTGGAGTTACAGCAGTGGTGTAAGTAATACAAGATGAGCTATAAaaaaatttccagttttattGCATAAGATTATGAATCTCGCAAAATATACTTTCGTCTAAAACTCGAGCAACATTTGTCGGCGACCATTGATTTCTCGGGTCAGAGGCTTGGAATGGATCTGTACTCTTTACATCTAAGCTTTCAACATCGTTATTTAGTATCAACCTTAAAGAAGAAGCAGACGTCAATGCTGACAATACATTAAGCGAAACAAATATGTAAACGATAATACCTGAAGGAATGTAGAAACGTTCTATAAGGTTCTACATCTTTTCTTTCGCTATACGTATAGTCTCCTATCACTGTATGACCAATGTAAGAACAATGTACCCTTAATTGGTGGCGTCTACCAGTCTCCGGGCATAACAACACTTTAGTAGCCGGTTTTCCGTTTCTGAAACCACGTTCTAGTACAACAAGTATTGTACAAGATTTACGTGGTTTCTCGCAATGATCATTATCGTTAACGCACATCCTATGATTCCCCATTTTTTCCCTAATATCGATCCCTAATAAAGAAACATCATTTCATACGAATTATGGAATTTGTCGAAGAATTctttctcttattttttacCAACCAATTGCTTTGTCTATAACAAGATGGGGTTCATTAATATGGCCATGAAGCAGCGCTAGATAAAACTTTTTCGCTGTTCGCGTCTCGAATGCGTTCGAAGCAGCTCTCGCTGCCTTTTTATTCAAAGCGATGCATATTACACCGCTAGTCACATAATCCAATCTATGTACAAAATGAAATTCATGGAG is part of the Lasioglossum baleicum chromosome 6, iyLasBale1, whole genome shotgun sequence genome and harbors:
- the LOC143209321 gene encoding RNA pseudouridylate synthase domain-containing protein 1 gives rise to the protein MNVNGILYHCTMLVVKLTQLIINLVKSHLKEFIQFRHRNNVNILHHSEHFLVVSKPYDMYINSNNPEKKNTLQSELKKILPNLANPSLLHEFHFVHRLDYVTSGVICIALNKKAARAASNAFETRTAKKFYLALLHGHINEPHLVIDKAIGIDIREKMGNHRMCVNDNDHCEKPRKSCTILVVLERGFRNGKPATKVLLCPETGRRHQLRVHCSYIGHTVIGDYTYSERKDVEPYRTFLHSFRLILNNDVESLDVKSTDPFQASDPRNQWSPTNVARVLDESIFCEIHNLMQ